The sequence GTGGGCGACCGAGCTGCACGTTCCGGGTATGCGGGACTTCATTCCCGGGCCACTGGTGGCTCTGGGAACACTGTTGTTCTGTATCAGCCTGGAGCGGCATGAGAAGCCTGTCGCACGATGGGTCCTCGGACCCCTCGGGCAGATTCTCGGCGGAGGCTTGGCGATCGCCGGCCTCATCCTGGCGCAGATCTGCGTCGCGTGGTGAGGCGCCAAACCGACAAATAAGCGCGGGAGGTATGACCCCCTCTCGCGCTTTCGTCTGCCTCCACTATTTTAGTGTATTATCACATTGACACACTCATTCGGACACGGTAGGCTTCTGCTGTTATGGGAAAAAGACGCTTCACCGAAGGCACCTGGAGAACGGATCCATTGTTCCGGCGTCTCTGTAAGGCATTTCTCGCCTGCAAGAAAGAGAAGGAGGTAGGGGATTTCCTTCGCGACGTCGCGACCCTTGCCGAATTGAAGGCACTGAGCGAGCGTCTGGAAGTGGCACGGCTCCTCCTCGCAGGTATCAGTTACCGCGAGGCTGCGAAGTGCGCTCCTTCCAGTACAGCCACCGTCACACGCGTTGCGGGGTTCCTGAACGGCGGCGAAGGCGGCTACCGTTCCGTCCTCAAGACTCATAGACATCATTCTTCCAAGCGCCCACCTTCGCGCACAGCGCTACGGCGGGCAAGCGGGGAGAGGATGGTGTCGAAACAGTAAGCGCTTTGTCCGATCGACCTCATCTCCTCCTCGCAGTGCGACGAGGGCGTTCTTTCTCTGTTTCAACAGGCGAAGTCCGCTGCATGCGGATCCCACTTTCGGGAGAACGTAGTTTGTCCTTTCACATTGTCGGAGGAACGAAAGATGAGCGTAGACACGCGGTACAACGAGGTTGGTCGGAACGCCGGACTGCGGTATGGCATCATAGAGGTCACAACCCGATGCCAGCTGCGGTGCCCGGGTTGCTACATGGTCCGGCGTAATGCCCTGAACGATGGCGCCATGTCGCTCAAAGAGGCCATACGCATCCTCGACCTGTGCAGGCAGTACAGGTCTGGTGAGGAGCTCGAGACCATGGACATTTTGGGTGGGGAACCTCTGCTCTGGTCCCACCTGAAGTCCTACGTCAGCGAGCTGCTCCAACGCGGGATTCTGCCGTGGATTTTCACCAATATGGTGGCAATCACCCCGGAGATGGCTTGCTGGCTCTTTGAACGCCGTGTGCACATCACAGGCAAGCTCAATATCGCTGATCCCGGCGACCCGGCGCAGATCAGACTTCAGGTCGAGATGATCGGTCGGGACGAGGGGATGGCGAGACGGATGATCGAGGGGATCAATGTTTTTCTCGAAGCGGGGTACAGGGATCCGCTCTTCCGTCTCCAGAATCTGGTTCGGAAGAAGAATCTGAATCTCATTCCGGGCTACATCGAGTTCTGCCGGTCACGCGGCATCGGGGTGGATCTTGAGCTCATGGGATCAGGCGAGCCGATTGGCCCGGAATACTTCGCGGTTGCGCCGACGGCGCAGGAGTTGGCCGATTTCATCCGGGGGCTGCAGGAGCGCGGGAAACAGAACGCCATTCCTGAATTCTGCGATCCGATCAGCAAGCTTCTGATGCCCCATGTATTCGGCTCCTGCCCCTTCTACGACAAGGGTTTGTACTTCGCAGTTGACGGGCACATCCGGTCCTGTAGCAATAGCACCGTGCAGCTGGCCCATGTTTCCGATCCAGATCCCATCCGTGCGGCGTACGAGTCCCCGCTCATCTGCACCCGCAAGGCACTGACCAAAAGTACGGTCGGGCAGCCATGCGGGACGTGCGATCGCTGGGATAAGTGTCGCGGAGGCTGCCGGGCCACCGTGGAGGGCATGGGCGACCCCTTCGGTGGCTACACGCTCTGCCCGCTTCCTCTCCTTCGCGGATCCTCCGAATGATTCATGGGGTCTCAGCGTCTTTGTACGCTGAGACCCCTCTTATTCACATGATCAAGATGGATCCAAAGATCCTTGCACAGGCCCGGAAAAAATTCAGAGAACTCTCTGAACGATTTGACGGTTTTATGACAGTCATTCTCGATAACTGGCGTGGCTATCGGTTCATCTATGATCTTGAGAGAGCATCTTGCTGCAGGTATGGGTGCCCCCGGTGTCCGCTGTACCAGCTCTTAAAGAACGAAAGTAGCGGCTTGTTTTCGGCCGCTTTGCTTCCTGCAAATTCCGATGACAAGCTCTTGTTCGGTCCTCAGAACTTTCTCAACTGCAAAAGTCTTGCTGAATATCAGGATGGTTACTCAAACTTTCTCGTGCGAAAGTGTTTCACCAGAAAAGAGATATGTGGGGAATTGGATTTGGTAAGGGAAATGCGCGTGATTTATTCGAGAAGCGGTTCATTGAGGCGCATTGAGATGAAATTTAAGAAAGGTGTCATCAGCAAAGCCTTGAAGCTGGCAAAGCCGGAACAGAAGAGGCTCATCCGGGGATACCTCAAGCAGCATCCGGATTTCTTTACCGTATAAGCTAAGATCGCGGGATTCCCCTGTGTCATACTGGAGTCATGCATGAGGTCTTCATCCATCGGTGTCTGGAGCTCTCAGAACACGGCCGGGGCTGCGTCGGCACGAACCCGCTCGTCGGGGCCGTGCTCGTCCGTAACGGAAAGATCATTGCAGAGGCGTTTCACGAAGGCTTTGGCGGGCGGCATGCGGAGCGCGCGCTCCTCGAGGATTTTCGCGGGGCAATCGAACCTGCGGATATCCTCTACGTCAATCTGGAGCCCTGTTGTCACCAGGGAAAAACTCCTGCCTGTACCGATATCATCCGCAAGAGGGGAATCAAACATGTGGTGTTCGGCATGATCGATCCGGATGCTCAAGTGTCGGGGAAGGGGATTGCCTGCCTGCTCAAGGCGGGGATCCGTGTCACGGGTCCCGTAGAGCGTGCGCAGTGCGAGTGGCTCAACCGCGGATTCATTTCACTCCGCACGAAGGGCCGTTCGTGGGTGACCCTCCACAGTGCCCGGACAAAGAACGGAGCCATTGCCCGGCCGGATGGGAGCCCGCTCAAGATCACTTCCAAGGAGCAGGACTGCTGGACGCATACGTGGCTTCGAGCCCGTCATGATGCCATTCTCGTCGGTGTGCAGACGATCGTGACGGACGATCCACAGTTGAATACAAGATTTGTTCAAGATTTACCCTCTCCGCTGCGAGTGATCCTCGATCCACACCTGCGTCTTCCGCTCACAGCCAGGGTAGTGACCGGCGAAAGCGCATCCGGCACGGTGATGATCACCTCTTCCGGAAGTGATGCAGCCAAACGGCAGGCGCTTCAGGAGAGGGGAGTCACGGTGGCCGAGATTCCTCTCGCAAACGGCTTGTTCGATCTTCCAGAGCTCTGGAAGGCGCTTGGTACTCCTTCCGGTTCCTTCCACGGCATTGCGTCGGTTCTGATCGAAGGGGGAGAGAAGACGTGGAAGAACTTCCGGGAGGCAGGGTGCATCGACGAAGAGGTGACGCTGATCGGATCCTGAAGGATTCCTTACGTATCGTCACTGCCACTTCCCGATAGGGTACATGATGCGGTTTCCCACGCGGTACAGGAAGGAGAAGAACTTCTGCTGGAGCTGAAAACGGGCAGGGAGCGTGCCGGTTTGCGCATAGGTCTTCACGATGCGTCCGAAACGCTTCCCCTGACGGCGCATGGCCTGCAGGCTCCCGGGCCTTCGATCCACCACCAGGCCGAAGCGGCCGCGACCCAGCATGCAGCGCGGTTCGAAGTGCCTGCCGAGGATGGTTGCCCCGTAGTACTTGAATGCCTCGGTGACGGAGAGGGTGGTGAGGAACATGAGTGCACGCCAGGCGAGCAGAGGGGCACCGCCGGCGAAGATGAAGGAGACGGGAAGACCTTTCAGCTGTCCTCTGGACCGTGTCTGCTGGTCGAGGGCGACCGCGCCTATCCGGTCGATGACGTTCTTCAGGTGCGCCGGCACCGAAAAATTCCAGATGGGTGTGGCGATGACGAGGCCTTTCGCCGAGAGCAGCAGATCCTGGATACGGCAGAAATCGTCCCCGCTCGGACACGATGGATCGTAGTGTGCGAGCGTGAAATGCTCGATCGAGAGGTCTTTGAGACGCAGTTTCTCCACGGCAATACCCTCATCAGCAATGCCCATGGAAAAGGCTTCCGCCAGCACGGCGCTGTTGCTCGGCTCATTCGTGCCGGCGACGAGAACGAGGACAGGCATGCGTACATCATAGGGGAAGAACGCCGGCGTCGGGAGCCCAGGGGATTTCCCCTTTACTGCTTTTTGAAAATGATCCGCACTCACCATCATCCCATCTTTTCCCCATGAGGATTTTGTGCGACAGTAGCCCCCTTTTCGCAGGTGGACTGTTCGGGCGTCCACGAACTTCCCGACATTGACCGGACCGAAGACCATCAATATCTTGTGTCATTGCACGGTCTGACACACAAGATACTGTGTCATCCATTCCTTACGTCACTCTCCCATGCAGCCGCTTTCATCCGTCTCCCGTTCCGTTGAGCAGTCCTCCTCCGGCCGTTCCAAGCGCGGGGGGCTCTCCATCCGCCGGCTCTTCACGACGCCCGGCAATGATCCCTTAGAGGAGGTGGCGTGTGAGCAGCGAACGAGCCGGATCAAGAATCCGGATGGCTCGATTGTCTCTGAAATGGAGGGGGTGGAGGTTCCGGTGGAGTGGAGCCAGATGGCCACCGACATCATGGTGAGCAAGTACTTCCGCCGTGCGGGGATTCCCCAGTCCGATGCGCGCGGGGAGCTCATCCGTGACGCGGAGGGGAATCTGGTGATGGGACCGGAGCAGTCGGTGAAGCAGGTCATCCGGCGGCTCGCCGGGTGCTGGCGGCACTGGGGGCAGCAGGAGGGGTACTTCGAGACGGCGCAGGACGCGCAGGCGTTCGAAGACGATCTCTCGTACATGCTCATTCATCAGATGGCTGCGCCGAACAGCCCGCAGTGGTTCAACACCGGTCTCAATTACGCCTACGGCATCACGGGGCCGGCACAGGGCCACTACTACGCCGATCCCAAGACGGGCGAGGTGCACGAGAGCACCGATGCCTACACGCATCCCCAGCCCCACGCGTGCTTCATTCTGTCCGTCAAAGATGACATGGTGAATCCCGGCGGCATCATGGATCTGTGGGTCCGCGAGGCGCGCCTCTTCAAGTACGGGTCGGGCACGGGCTCGAATTTCTCCAAGCTGCGTGCAGCGGGGGAGCCGCTCTCGGGCGGGGGGATGAGCTCCGGGCTCATGAGTTTTCTCAAGATCGGTGACCGCGCGGCCGGAGCCGTCAAATCCGGCGGCACGACGCGCCGCGCCGCGAAGATGGTTTGTCTCGATCTCGATCATCCCGACATTCTGGAGTTCATCGAGTGGAAGTCGAAGGAAGAAAAGAAAGTCGCGGCGCTCGCGGATGCGGGGTACTCCACCGACTTCAACGACGAGGCCTACCAGACGGTTTCGGGCCAGAACTCCAATAACTCCGTGCGCGTTCCACATCGTTTCTTTCAGGCGGTGGAGGAGGATGGCGAATGGCCGCTCTTCTGGCGCACGGAACTCAAGCGCGCCGAGGCCGAGGGGCGCAAACCCCAATCATGCCGCTCTCTGCGCGCCCGCGAGCTCTGGGAGAAGATCGGCTTCGCCGCCTGGGTCTGTGCCGATCCGGGGGTGCAGTACGACACGACGATCAATGACTGGCACACCTGTCCCGCCGACGGACGCATCGCAGCCAGCAACCCCTGCAGCGAGTACATGTTCCTCGACAACACGGCCTGCAACCTCGCCTCGATCAATCTGCTCAAGTTCTACAACGAAGAGACGCAGCGGCTCGATGTCGAGGCCTTTCGCCATGCCGTGCGTCTGTGGACCATCGTCCTCGAGATTTCGGTGCTCATGGCGCAGTTCCCCAGCCGCGAGATCGCCGAGCTCAGCTATCGCTACCGCACGCTGGGGCTGGGCCATGCCAACCTGGGCGCGCTCCTCATGCGCATGGGCATTCCGTACGATGCTCCTGCCGCGCGCGCGTTCGCCGCGGGCGTCACCGCCATCCTCACGGGCGAGGCGTATGCCGTCTCTGCCGAGATGTCTGACAAACTCGGTCCCTTCGAAGGATTCGCCCGCAATCGCGAGCACATGCTCCGTGTCATCCGCAATCACCGCCGCGCCGCGTACGATGCCCCTGCACGCGAGTACGAGGGGCTGCATGTGCTGCCGGTGGGCATCGACCAGAAGTTGGCGCTCCCTGAGCTGCTGACCGTAGCCAAAGAGTGCTGGGACCGGGCGCTGGCCCTGGGGGAGGAGCACGGCTACCGCAATGCACAGGTGACCGTCATCGCGCCCACGGGCACGATCGGGCTCCTCATGGATTGCGACACGACGGGCATCGAGCCGGATTTTGCCCTCGTGAAGTTCAAGAAGCTCGCTGGAGGCGGCTCCATGAAGATCGTCAATCAATCCATGCCGTCCGCGCTCCAGATCCTCGGCTATACCGATGTCCAGATCCGCGACATCATGCGCTGGGTCTTGGGCACGTTGAGCCTGGAGGGTGCGCCCTACATCAACCGCGAATCCCTCAAGCGCAAAGGGTTCCTCGACGAGGATATTGCAAAGGTCGAGAAGGGACTGCGTCAGGCCTTTGATCTGCGCTCCGCCTTCTCGAACTGGGCCATCGGGCCTGAGGTGCTCACGCGCGTGGGGTTCCCGCCCAAGCGCGCAGATGAGCCCGGGTTCGACCTTCTCTCCGCTCTCGGATTCACCGATCAGCAGATCGAAGAGGCCAACAGCGTCGTCTGCGGCCGTATGACGGTGGAAGGGGCGCCGCACCTCAAGCCCGAACATCTGCCGGTCTTCGACTGTGCCAGCCGCTGCGGCAAGTACGGACAGCGCCTCATTTCCGTCGAGGGGCACATCCGGATGATGGCGGCCATTCAGCCGTTCATCACGGGCGCTATTTCGAAGACGATCAACCTGCCCAACGAGGCGACAGTCGAAGATATCAAAAATGCCTACCTGCTCTCGTGGAAGCTTGGGCTCAAGGCCAACGCGCTCTACCGCGACGGGTGCAAGCTGAGCCAGCCTCTCGCCGCCGTTTCCCGCAAGGCCAAGCAGGCCGAGGCGGAGCCGGCGGTCCAGCGTGAAGTGCTGGAACGGATCGTGGTGAAGGAGGTGCCCCGGCGCCGCAAGCTCCCCGATGAGCGCCCGTCTCTCACGCACAAGTTCTCCGTTGCGGGGCACGAGGGCTACCTGCACGTGGGGCTCTACGAAGACGGCAAGCCCGGTGAAATCTTCATCAAGATGGCCAAAGAGGGCTCCACGCTCTCGGGCGTCATGGATACGCTGGCCCTGAGTCTCTCGATGAACCTGCAGTACGGCGTTCCGCTCGAAGTCCTGTGCGATAAACTGGTGCGCACGCGCTTTGAACCGATGGGCATGACCACCAACAAAGAGATTCCGATGGTCAAGAGTCTTATGGATTACCTGGGGAGATGGCTCGCACTCAAGTTCCTCTCCAAGGACAGCGCGATGCGCTTTCATAACCACGAGCTGGTGGAACAGGCGTACCGCGAGGGGAGCAAGAGCAAAGACGCCTTTGCCATGAGCTTGCCGATCGTGGACGAAGGCGCACCCGCCCGTACCGATCCACAACACGGATCGGGCGGGCAGGCGGTTGGATTCGCCAGCGTGTCGCACACCGCTCTGGAAGAAGAGGATCTCTCACGGTTCACTCCTCCCGTATCCTCCCACATCGAGACCGCCCGCCAGCAGGGATTCACCGGTTCCGTCTGTTCCGGCTGCGGCGGAGTCCGTGTGAAACGTAATGGCAGCTGTGAGGTCTGCCTGGATTGTGGAGCCACATCTGGCTGCAGCTAATCCGCCCTGCTGCATACTTCATCCTCATCCCTGTATACTCTCCGCATGCCCGACTCCTGGCTCGACCGTCTTCCATCACAGGAACGTCAGCGCATCCGCGAACGGCTCCGGAGCCCGGCGGAGTATGAGAAATTGCGCGAGAAGGTGAAGGGCCCCGAAGATCTGGAACGTGAAATGGAGAGAAGCGCGCTTCTGGCGGAACTCCGGTTCGCCATGGAATCAGAGCCGAAACTCGCCGAAGCACTCCGTGCGCAGGTGCAAGAGGATGTGCAGCAGCACGGCCTCGATTCCGTGTTGCAGACTCTTCGCCTTTCTGAGGATCTCAAAGGTGCGCTGGAAAAAGGGGATTTCACGCTCTCTGTCCAGCCCGATGCTTTGACCCATGTCGACCAGCTCGTTCTTGTTCCCGAAGGAAAAATCGCCGAAGCACTGCCGGTTTCTCAGAAATTCAGCGAGCAGTATCTGGGGCAGTTCAAGAAGGCAGCCTAGAGACTACATCGCGACGAACAAAAGGCCGAAAGCGCAGAGCATCCAAAACCAACGCATGAGGCTGCGCAGCCTACGACCTCTGTGGTAAGTTTTTCAAGAGCAAATCAAAAAGAGCCCTTGCTGAAGCCATCGAAGTTGAACAAAATATTACTTCAGAAATCAGGGGTGGAGTGCGCTGAGTTTGGCTTGGTCATCATCCGGAGCGCACTTGTTCGTGATCGATTTTCCGCACACCGTGCACCGGTGGACGATCATCCAGCCCTTCGGGCCGCGAAAGTCCACGCCGACGGGTTCCATGAGCCCGCCACAACTCGATGCGCGATCCCCCGGGCCGCGGTCATCCACGTGCTTGCTCCAGAGACAGCGGGGGCAATGGTTGCGGCAGCTCCCGTGCTCCAATGGGTCCACCTTCGCCCCGCAGTGCTCACAGGTGAACGGTTCCTGACGGGAGATGAAAGGCATCAGGTGCTAAAGCGAAAATGCATCACGTCGCCGTCCTGCACCACGTAATCTTTTCCTTCCGCGCGCATCTTGCCGGCTTCTTTGGCTTTCAGTTCGCCCCCGAGCGTCACGTAATCCTCATAGGCGATGGTCTCGGCGCGGATGAACCCCTTCTCGAAATCCGTGTGGATCACGCCGGCGGCCTGCGGGGCGAACGCGCCTTTCGGGATGGTCCATGCTCGCACCTCTTGCGGCCCCGCCGTGAAGAAGGTCTGGTAGCCGAGGGCCGCGTAGGCGGCAGTGATGAGCTGGTCTAATCCCGACGAGGTGACGGCGAGGTCCTTCAAGAATTCCTCTGCCTCCCCGGGCGAGAGATCCTGCAGGTCCTCTTCGATCTTGGCTGAAATGATGATGACCTGAGCGGTCTCGGGCAGACCCAAAAGCTCGCGCACGTGATGCGCACTCATCTGGTGCAGCTCACGCTCGCCCACGTTCACCGCGTAGATCACCGGTTTCATCGTGAGCAGGTGAAAATTCCACGCGAAGAAGCGTTCCTCCGGCGAGAGGGGAACCGCCGATGCCAGCTGCCCCGCCTTCAGTGCCGCGAGGAGCTTTTCGATGAGCAGCTGTTCGCGCTGCTTCTCTTTGTCCCCCGTCCGTGCGGCTGCGCGCACTTTTTCGACGCGGCGCTCCAGCACATCCAGGTCTGCGAGAATGAGCTCTGTCTCCACCGTTTCGCGGTCGCGCTTGCCGTCCACCGATCCCTCCACGTGGATGATGTCGCCGCCCTGAAACAGGCGCACCACCTCGCAGATGGCGTCGGCCTCGCGGATGGCGGCGAGAAACTGGTTGCCCAGTCCTTCCCCCTTACTCGCACCGCGTACGAGTCCGGCGATGTCGACGAACTCGATGGCAGCGGGAATAATCTTTTCAGGTTTCACGAGCTCGGTGAGCTTCGTAATCCTTGCGTCGGGTACTTCCACCACTCCTACGTTCGGCTCGATGGTGCAGAAGGGGTAGTTTGCCGCCTGTGCCCCGCGGGTATGCGTGAGTGCGTTGAAGAGGGTGGATTTGCCCACATTCGGCAGCCCGACAATGCCTATATGCAGAGCCATAAGAATAGTGAGTGATGAAGTGCCATAGAACGCTGGATTATTGAGGTTCCTGAGGCTTTTGTCCAAGGATGCGATCCCCGGTTGTGCATTGACAAATTATTCAAAATACATATCATAGTTCACTACACTCTATGCCCTTCAGGCGTTTCCTCTCCGGCGTGCTCGTGTGTCTTGCGTTTGCCGTTCCGGTTGCGGGCAGCGCGGCCTCCTTTCCTGATACTGAGGGAACGGTCTACGAAACATCGTTCGGGGAACTGAAGGCGCTGGGCGTGATTCGGGGGTACCCCGACGGGCTGGCGCGGCCCGGGATGCCGCTCAATCGTGCCGAGGCGCTGAAAGCGCTCGCGTACATCGATGCATCCATGAAGGAGCGTGTCGCGTGGTATCAGGGGCACCTGCCGGCCATGCCGCTCTTCTGGGATGTAGACCAGTCGCAGTGGTACGCGCCGTACGTGGAGGCTGCGTTTGAGAAATCGCTCATCACGGGGTATCCGGATGGCTCGCTCCGGCCGGGACAGCTCTTGGGGGTCGAGGAGGCGGTGATGCTCCTTATGCGCACGATGGGTGAAGGGAACGGCGCAATGAATGTCCCTGCGGAACTCTCGCCCTACGTCGAGAATCAGAGCAATCAGTGGTACACCGCGGCGATCAACGCCGCCATCCGGCGGAATCTCATCATGCATTATGGAAGATTGCGTCTGGGCACGACGATCACCCGTGGGCAATTCTTCGATATGGCCTTTCGCCTCTCGGTGGTGCGTACGACCAATGTGGCCGCGTTCTCGGGTGCGGAGCCCCAGGTGGCTGCCGCGGTGATGCCTGCTCCGGTGACCTACGTGCCTGCTCCGGCCGCTGTACGGACAGCAGTCACTGCGGCCCCCTATTCTTCTGAGAAGTACTTTGCCATCTCTGTGCCGGCGATCAGCCTGAGCGATCTCACGATCACGCACCCGCAGGATCCGTTCTCGAAAAACGGCATCTTAGAACCCCTCAAGTTGGGGGTAGGGCACCTCTTCGGGTACCCGGGCACGGGAGGCAAGATCATGGTCTACGGCCATTCGAGCGGCTACCCGTGGGATCTGTCGCAGTTCACCAAGATTTTCCGCCAGATCAATCGCCTGAACCCCGGCGATCGCGTGTACGTGACCTACGCCGGATCTCTCTACACGTACGAGGTGACACACAAGCAGGCGGTGGATGCGGCCGATACCACCCCCTTCAACGACAACGGCAACGGCGAGGAGCTGATTCTGTACACGTGCTGGCCGCCCGATTCCATTTCACAGCGCTACCTCGTCCACGCGTTGCCCGTCGGGGCTGCGGTGGCGGTCCGGTAATAGGATGGAACCGGAAAATCCCATTGCGGCGTACAACGATTTTCTGTGCGCAACATTAGAGAAGGAAACGGAGGCTCGTGTTCTGCTGGGTACACTTCGTCCGGACGAACATGTCTCCGAAGAGGAAGTATTTCAAGTTTCGCAGGTTCTTGCCATTACGGAGTGGA is a genomic window of Candidatus Peribacter riflensis containing:
- a CDS encoding TrpR-related protein YerC/YecD: MGKRRFTEGTWRTDPLFRRLCKAFLACKKEKEVGDFLRDVATLAELKALSERLEVARLLLAGISYREAAKCAPSSTATVTRVAGFLNGGEGGYRSVLKTHRHHSSKRPPSRTALRRASGERMVSKQ
- a CDS encoding radical SAM domain-containing protein yields the protein MSVDTRYNEVGRNAGLRYGIIEVTTRCQLRCPGCYMVRRNALNDGAMSLKEAIRILDLCRQYRSGEELETMDILGGEPLLWSHLKSYVSELLQRGILPWIFTNMVAITPEMACWLFERRVHITGKLNIADPGDPAQIRLQVEMIGRDEGMARRMIEGINVFLEAGYRDPLFRLQNLVRKKNLNLIPGYIEFCRSRGIGVDLELMGSGEPIGPEYFAVAPTAQELADFIRGLQERGKQNAIPEFCDPISKLLMPHVFGSCPFYDKGLYFAVDGHIRSCSNSTVQLAHVSDPDPIRAAYESPLICTRKALTKSTVGQPCGTCDRWDKCRGGCRATVEGMGDPFGGYTLCPLPLLRGSSE
- a CDS encoding riboflavin biosynthesis protein RibD, with amino-acid sequence MHEVFIHRCLELSEHGRGCVGTNPLVGAVLVRNGKIIAEAFHEGFGGRHAERALLEDFRGAIEPADILYVNLEPCCHQGKTPACTDIIRKRGIKHVVFGMIDPDAQVSGKGIACLLKAGIRVTGPVERAQCEWLNRGFISLRTKGRSWVTLHSARTKNGAIARPDGSPLKITSKEQDCWTHTWLRARHDAILVGVQTIVTDDPQLNTRFVQDLPSPLRVILDPHLRLPLTARVVTGESASGTVMITSSGSDAAKRQALQERGVTVAEIPLANGLFDLPELWKALGTPSGSFHGIASVLIEGGEKTWKNFREAGCIDEEVTLIGS
- a CDS encoding ribonucleoside-diphosphate reductase gives rise to the protein MQPLSSVSRSVEQSSSGRSKRGGLSIRRLFTTPGNDPLEEVACEQRTSRIKNPDGSIVSEMEGVEVPVEWSQMATDIMVSKYFRRAGIPQSDARGELIRDAEGNLVMGPEQSVKQVIRRLAGCWRHWGQQEGYFETAQDAQAFEDDLSYMLIHQMAAPNSPQWFNTGLNYAYGITGPAQGHYYADPKTGEVHESTDAYTHPQPHACFILSVKDDMVNPGGIMDLWVREARLFKYGSGTGSNFSKLRAAGEPLSGGGMSSGLMSFLKIGDRAAGAVKSGGTTRRAAKMVCLDLDHPDILEFIEWKSKEEKKVAALADAGYSTDFNDEAYQTVSGQNSNNSVRVPHRFFQAVEEDGEWPLFWRTELKRAEAEGRKPQSCRSLRARELWEKIGFAAWVCADPGVQYDTTINDWHTCPADGRIAASNPCSEYMFLDNTACNLASINLLKFYNEETQRLDVEAFRHAVRLWTIVLEISVLMAQFPSREIAELSYRYRTLGLGHANLGALLMRMGIPYDAPAARAFAAGVTAILTGEAYAVSAEMSDKLGPFEGFARNREHMLRVIRNHRRAAYDAPAREYEGLHVLPVGIDQKLALPELLTVAKECWDRALALGEEHGYRNAQVTVIAPTGTIGLLMDCDTTGIEPDFALVKFKKLAGGGSMKIVNQSMPSALQILGYTDVQIRDIMRWVLGTLSLEGAPYINRESLKRKGFLDEDIAKVEKGLRQAFDLRSAFSNWAIGPEVLTRVGFPPKRADEPGFDLLSALGFTDQQIEEANSVVCGRMTVEGAPHLKPEHLPVFDCASRCGKYGQRLISVEGHIRMMAAIQPFITGAISKTINLPNEATVEDIKNAYLLSWKLGLKANALYRDGCKLSQPLAAVSRKAKQAEAEPAVQREVLERIVVKEVPRRRKLPDERPSLTHKFSVAGHEGYLHVGLYEDGKPGEIFIKMAKEGSTLSGVMDTLALSLSMNLQYGVPLEVLCDKLVRTRFEPMGMTTNKEIPMVKSLMDYLGRWLALKFLSKDSAMRFHNHELVEQAYREGSKSKDAFAMSLPIVDEGAPARTDPQHGSGGQAVGFASVSHTALEEEDLSRFTPPVSSHIETARQQGFTGSVCSGCGGVRVKRNGSCEVCLDCGATSGCS
- a CDS encoding GTP-dependent nucleic acid-binding protein EngD, producing MALHIGIVGLPNVGKSTLFNALTHTRGAQAANYPFCTIEPNVGVVEVPDARITKLTELVKPEKIIPAAIEFVDIAGLVRGASKGEGLGNQFLAAIREADAICEVVRLFQGGDIIHVEGSVDGKRDRETVETELILADLDVLERRVEKVRAAARTGDKEKQREQLLIEKLLAALKAGQLASAVPLSPEERFFAWNFHLLTMKPVIYAVNVGERELHQMSAHHVRELLGLPETAQVIIISAKIEEDLQDLSPGEAEEFLKDLAVTSSGLDQLITAAYAALGYQTFFTAGPQEVRAWTIPKGAFAPQAAGVIHTDFEKGFIRAETIAYEDYVTLGGELKAKEAGKMRAEGKDYVVQDGDVMHFRFST
- a CDS encoding S-layer domain-containing protein is translated as MPFRRFLSGVLVCLAFAVPVAGSAASFPDTEGTVYETSFGELKALGVIRGYPDGLARPGMPLNRAEALKALAYIDASMKERVAWYQGHLPAMPLFWDVDQSQWYAPYVEAAFEKSLITGYPDGSLRPGQLLGVEEAVMLLMRTMGEGNGAMNVPAELSPYVENQSNQWYTAAINAAIRRNLIMHYGRLRLGTTITRGQFFDMAFRLSVVRTTNVAAFSGAEPQVAAAVMPAPVTYVPAPAAVRTAVTAAPYSSEKYFAISVPAISLSDLTITHPQDPFSKNGILEPLKLGVGHLFGYPGTGGKIMVYGHSSGYPWDLSQFTKIFRQINRLNPGDRVYVTYAGSLYTYEVTHKQAVDAADTTPFNDNGNGEELILYTCWPPDSISQRYLVHALPVGAAVAVR